The DNA sequence TGAGGAGTGACTCCTGACATGCCTGgccagatttggcaagggcatCCCGGCCCTTACCTATTTCTGATGATGGTCGGTCGGCTACCCTTGCCGGCCCCGAGTctaggaaaaaagagaaaaaggaaagaaaagaaaaaataaaaaattattatatatgattaaaaattatccacggtAGCCACAGCTGTGTTTCGTAGAACGGCcggtgtccacgttagcgattttcaaaaaagtttgttgaatggactaaattgacaaacatgaaaatggttacgactcaattgacaaaaacaaaaagtttatggctgaattgacacaattgtaataattcataacttttttggtaattctttccTTTATTTACCAAACAACACTTCTTCCCTCAACGTTTCCTCTACCAATTATTTAGTGCCCTGTCACTTAGAATGCATGTAGTTCAGCTTTTCCAACGGACTTTTCGCCTCCCAAGGTTGTCATGCCAAAATTGAGATCTTTCATAACACAATACCAAATAGGCATCTAAGCCAAAATTAGCATTTCCAAACTCCCTAAGCTTTGTGCAACTTCCAATTGGCATGTGTATTTCAATGTCTTCGGAATGCTATTCAGGGTTTAATCACCTTATATTCTTCCGATCTTGTTCTCACTAATATTTTCATACTCCATTTGCACCCTTGTTGATAACAGATCGCGAGTGATCGCAGAGGAGCTGGGGGGACGCTGGCGTGGGGTCACCTAGGGTCGGCCCCCGACGTCACCTTGACTAGGACTGTGCGACCTCAGCAGCCCTTGCGTAGGATTGCGCCAACGGTTGAACACTAGATCTAGGTTATCTAAGGTCCCCCCAGCGCGCAAATAGTCATATCTGGGTTGCATAACCACGGCGTCGTCTCACTTAGGATCGTGAAGCCTTTGGAGCCCATCACCTAGGGTCATGGGACTTCGGTTTCCCCTGACCTGGGGTCCCGCGAGCTCCCGAGCCTCGCCCGGGTTCACGCGACCTTGATGACAAGCCGTTGGTTGAGCTTTCAGCTTTTGCCTAAGCTGACGTGGGTCGCCAAAGTTTACACGAAAAAACTAATGTCCATTACAAGTGTTAAATAGTGTTTGGAACAGGCCTTGTTGAGGTAAGTGAGGTCTTTTTGTGGCTGGTGATCTAACATAGAGGAGGGTGAATAGGTCATCTAACAAACTCGACAATTTTTCATTGAAATATGGTGAACGAGTTTGTGTGTGCAGAAACAGACTAAATATAAGCATAAACTACGTGTACGTTTATAGTTGTTCAGTTTGTGATAAGTTCAAGTCCACTTTTCCAGACTAACAGACACCAACAAGGCTAGAATTCACTAATAGCTCTTGAGAAGTTACAAATGTAGTTTGCACTGCTTCTAGTCAAAGCTGCTTCTACCCGAAGCTTGGTAGATCACACTACTAGGAATACACGCATTACTACAATATTGGTACACTTCTCAAAAAATTAACAGATAGTGTATGACTCTTAATAAGCAAAACCAGTCGATCACAAAgtgtaaaatttattttttgtaattttcaaagTACATCCATCTGTCTTTTTTTCCACATTGGCCTGCATTGGTCCTTCTTATAAATGACGATCCTCAAGTTGACCGTTTGACTTGTTAATATAGACATTGTAGATGCCAATAAAATCACTAGAGATTCGATTGTCCATACAATCACATCTTCCAGCAACCTTGTCATTTCTATGAGTAGAAATCTCAATGATAGATCTTAGTGTGCTATATTCCATATCTTCACGGTCAGCATTACATGTCGCTATCTGTTCATGAGCAAAGCTCATGATTTCGTTAACCTGTTCGTCTCTATAGGTCGTATAGTTAGCCCCAACAAGATTGTGTTGCAAAACTTTGACGATTACTACAAATTGCTCAGCAACATCCTCAACGATGTAATGTAGAGAGAAGTTGGAGGCAAGTTGATGAAACAAATCGAGAGTATCACATTTAGGttattttgggaaaaagaaTCATGAATCAATTTGATCACGTTTTCGCTCATCCATCTTTAAATCCTCGTTTTGTACTCATGGAATGAGAATCTGCAATGAAAGGTGGTTTTTCCAtagtgaagaagaacaagggaaaattgaaccgaaagtggctgagagattgtttcattGTTCTCTAGATTGGCAGTTCGATTACGGTTGTCTGCATTGAGTtcaattcttctccattttAATTTGGgttaagcaattttttttttatttagaggCTTTCCCTTTTAATTGATAGATCTAAAATGACGTCTTTCTTTGTGGTTTTTGCTTAGTTGATTTCTCTGGCAAGTTACGTAAACAGATTTACAATAAAATAAAGTCATATAAGATTTTCCGGCATCCTAAATCAGAGTTcgctttgacaaaaaaaaaatcgtaattggcacttaagtgatcctaTTTTTCTTAAGGGGCACTTAAGTAGTCCCAAAAAAAAGGGTATCAAAGTGAGCTAAGtatgaaagttgtggcacttctagtaatatttcttgaaaataactaagaaaaatcaaaagaaaaacggCGTCATTTCGTTGAAAATAATCTACGTCACGCCATCGTCATTACCCATAGGACAACCAGCAATAACTAGGTTACCACGTCGGATAAATCAGGTGAGACTTGGTCAagaggacttgattatgttttcCCTTAATAGTTTAAGACTATAttggttcaattaaaaaattgagaCCTAGATTAATTTTCATACAATATGTTCAGAACTAATTGAAAAGAAGGAAGATCTTGTTAACTAGAAGTTTCATACAGTGTCATGTCATTAGGAAATCCTATATGCTTGGGGTAAAGCAAGTACACACAAAGATAAAAAGACCTTAATATCCAAAAGTTACATTTGCATTTAAGAACAATTACTTAACCATTCAGGATCGATGGCAGACTGTGCCTATACTGATGCAAAGAAGCTGTAAAGTACAAATAGTAATGCAACGATGACAAACTGATTGACCTCACAGAAGACAACAAATTCATTGACTTTACAGAATAATGCACGTATCTGTAAAGTACAAATGTGACCAATGAAGAAAACTGACTGAACATGACCAAGAATCACCACCATACCTAGATCCTGACCTCTGACACAAACAAAACATGTACCATCTActatttgacaaaagaaaatgcaCCCAGTTCCTCGCATTTTGTCAGTTATCATTGGTTGATGAACGCCTTGATATGTGAGATCATCTCCTGAGTTCTTGAGCGAGCCATCTGGGACTTGTGCAGGACTTGGAATGCATGTCCCACTCCTCTGTACATGACCATTTCCACTGCCTTACCCATGTTGGCCAAGGCATTACATAGCTGCATGTTCCGGTCCTTCAAGATGTCAAGCTCTGATATGCACACCATCATCGATGGGATGCTCGGATCTATCCTATTCGACAAAGGATTGCACCAGGGATGGTCCCTATTTGCCCCTGAAGGAAGCGACAGCCTCCAATAGGCATCGGAAGCAGATAGAGTCAGCGCCGAATTGGGCGGGTGAGAGGCCATCCTTTCAGATCCGGTCCGGCTCTCTCCTCCGAAGAAAGGTTGGATCAAAATAACACCCTTCAGGTGCAATGGTTTGATGGCATTGGACACAGAAGCACTGATGTTTCCTAATCGAACAGCAACGTTGAAGGCTATATTAGCGCCGGCGCTGTCGCCAACTAGGAAAAAGTTGGATAGATTGCACTGGCTCACCCACCACTTGTGCTCGTTGGATCCATCAGCAACTTGCCTTTTAACCCACATGATCACATTGACTCCATCCTCATAAGCAGCTGGAAGACGGTTCTCCGGGGCAAGGCGGTAATTGACTGATATGATCACGCAACCAGCGGTGGACACCAGATTGGCCAGGAACTCGTGGTAGCAGCTCCACGCAGCTGATCCGACGCAGAATCCCCCTCCGTGGAAGTAAACGAGCAAGGGGTACTTGCCGGGCCGGTTTGGAACATAGGCACGTGCCCACAAGTTGGTGAACTTGTCAATTGTGACATCTCTGGCATGCGTGTTGACTCCCGAGGAGATTGCGCAGGAGACGTTAGGGATGACGGGGAACCTCTCGACCTGCCCATCCTTGTGAACCCTAATTAGTCCTTCAATCTCTTCGAACACCAACGATTGTTGTTGCTGATGGTTTTTGCCCAGTTGGAGGTTGAGCCTGGCATCAAAAGATAGGGAAgccattctttttcttctagttAGTGAGAAGACAGACTTATTGGTTTGGATGGAAAATTTGCAAATGTAGCGTTCTTTATATAGGAAAGGAGTTTAGGAAAAGAGCCTAGAGAGATCTTTGAATGTGGGAAAAAAAGTTTCCAATCTCTAAATGAGGCAAGTGGGTGGAGTAGAACCTCCCCCTATGTCATCACTTGGATTCCTGGAAGAGGTGGGAAGCCACACTTTTTCAAACCCTATGTTCTTCTCTGTTAAATGGATCGCATTCTTTGCGGATAATCATCCGTTAATAGTTTTTCATGGTCTCATGGAGGACTAATGTCGTGAACACTTTGTTTTCAATGACTGCCAGGGACCGACAGACACAGGCGATCCGCATGGTGTTTGCCTTACTACGATTTTCTCGGCTGCTACAAAGAAATTGCTTCTTGATCATCTAGTACTAGTATAACTAAACGGCCTCGTTCTTCACGGCATTTAAAAACTTTAGCATATGATTAAACTGTTGGGAAATCTTCAGCAGTGGAGTGGCCAGTTGCGTAGGGTTCTGTTGCTTGTGCAGGACTCTGCACAATGCCATGGTGAGTTGCTCGATAAGTTTCATACGGAAAAGCtctcatttttcaaaagaaagagaaaatgtgAGAGGATTCTGTGGATTGCAAAGAACGCTCGATCATAACCGTTCGCCTACATCTTACTGTACCTCTTCCTAGCCAGAGATGCGAAGATTGCTCGAATCCATGCCGTGCCCTCGTGCATAACACACGGTTGACTTAGAACTGTTCTGGGTGGAATTTGAGTCAGGAAATATATATTCCACAATCTCGACATTCAACCCCAAAATGAAGAGTGGACTCTTATATTCTTGAAACTatcctccttttcattttctcccTACACCTTTGCTTTTAGGGTCGGACACAAAGGTTTCAGATCCTCCTAGATGCTTCTTGCAGGTAGAACATTTAGATGCTGCAGTTAGCAATATCCGATTGATTTCATTTTGTCTGACCTCAAAAAATTGTTTGAGACATTTGGTGCTGGTGCGAGGCACCCTATCCCCAAGATGCTGAAAAAATCATCCTGCTAACGATAATGTAGAATTTGACGTCGCATGTCATGGCTGCATGCATATGATTCCCCATCAAAACCTATAGGTCATGATCGAGATGACAAACACGTTTTGTtccgagactctctctctctctcttccgggTATCGCGCTTTAGGTTTAGAAAAAGGAACAACACATGCATTGAAAGAGCGGTCCATAATGTGGAACTGAACCATCGAGACTTTGCTCTTTGTAATTGCCTTAAGAATCTTGACCTCATGTCCATCTTCTCAAATCTCTATTTCAAGTCTGAACGAGTGTCCTGGTGAGTTGAAGCTCCAAATCCTGAGTTAAAATGGATGGGTAAGGAAGGCACTCTCAAAAAGCATGATCCGCAGAATATTTTCTTGATAGTCCACCTTCTTGGGGAGCTATCCAAGGAAAGTAAAGATCACAATGGGACAATGGTGGGCAGTTCTCCATTGATTCTGACATAATATTCTTTGACACTGTCCTGACATTTTATTCTTTGAGGCGGCATCAATGTTTGTCCAGTTATGATGGGTTGAGACGGGTCTTGGGACACCAACCACCACATTCTAAGGAAGAAAGTAGACGAAAATGGGAGTCGCATTTTCTTATCCAGTCCAACTAGAAAGCACGCCATCCATTGTTTATTTGGCCGAACCACGAAGAATTACTTTATCAATGTGAATCAGTTCAAATTATGTCTACTCAACATATTTTATATATCGGTCCAATTGAAATTACATGGCATtaacatgactttttttttttttggcaaatcaaCTTAATGTTGGGTCACCATAGCAAAAGTCCAATGCTTTCATCATAAGTGTTAAGGTATACGTACTAGGGTACTAGGCGAAAGAAGTTTCACATCAAGGATGTGGTATAATATGGACCAGTTACTATATTCTACTTGGATCACAACTCATTGGCGTAAGCTTCGGAGTGAATGTGAGTCAAACTTGATATGTTGACAGGCTTGAATTGGACTCGCTCTTTGTGATCTCCCCAAGTGAAAGTATTAGACTCTGTTGCGTCAAGTGTGAATTTTTAACCGATGTGGCAAATCATTTCTCTAAGTTTACAACCAAACTTAGTAGGGCAAAGGCAATTGAGGTGGAGTCGGAAAGACGTATTTTGATCCTCTCTCCAAAATCTGCCAAGCTTGGTCGAGATAATGTTATTGCAGAAGAGATACATGGATTAAAGGTGAGCGGGCATAACAAATAAGGCGCACATGTGAGAGGGAGATTCGTTAAAGTGTGCATatgtccaactagatatgtttaTGGGTTCAAAAATGAGCTCTCGATGATCTCCCCAAATGAAGATATCGAGCTTCTACTGCATCGACCCAACAACAAGATCACTCtcaaatgggaaaattacccaaaaaaaagtcataaacctattgtaattgtgcaaaaTCAACCCAATTATATCATACTAATGAGTTAAGCGCAGGTTAGGACACACTAATTGTATCATACTACATCACATCCATGATGTGAGACTTCTTTCGCCTAACCTTCTAGATATGTTCCTCACCGCTTAGCCATTGCAATATCACAAGAAGATTTTATACCATATTCGTTTTTTGGTCATCAAGATACCCTCACAAAAGATCACGTTTAAAAATCCCATTGTAGGATCAGATAAACCGCCTCGACGGTAAAAGCAAAAGATTCTTGatcatcccattttttttattctcccaAAACTAGAAGACTTTTCAAAAACCAAATGATATGCCACCTACGGTCGTCATCTTTATTCTCATCACATGCTATattctccttcttttcttctccaaCCTTTTGACCGAGCACCAACCATACGTGACTACTCAGCATTTCCCTTTGAGAACAGATGGATAGCCAAGTGGCATATTTCCCTTTACAAAATTGTTTTCACTTGTTGCCCTTGGTCATGGCAAgggggaaaatgacaaaaacaaaaatcacaaatttattgcactttgtatcaattcaatcctaaatcttttgattgtgctaatttaatttcaaatattttcacattttgccaatacaatccatccggctaattttggcgaGAAATCCCTAACGTGGacatcgtcctacgtggcacacctgcgttgatgatgacaaaatttattatttttttcttttctttctcttctttcttttttttcccttcttcctaaGTTGGTTGCTGAGCCTCAacgatggccggcgagggtcacccttGCGGGAGGCCCTAGGGCGAGGTCCTCGCCAACTTAAGGCACCACTCGCGAGGCTGAGCCTCGCCCGAGGCTGGCGAGGTCCCCTCTCGCTAGATCTTGGCTAGGGTGACCTCGCGTGCGGCCGGCGAGGTGACCCTCGCTTGTTGTAGCCAATGGCTAGTCGCTGGCCATTGCCAAGGCTCGATGATCGGTAGAGGAATATGGAAATAggaatggaaaataaaataagaataatGAAGATATAAATATTCAaagataattaattaatttgtcCATGTCGACGTCGATCATGCCACGTAGAATGATTGGCATCCACGTTTGTGATTTCCAGCCATAATTGGTTGAATGGACTATATTAGTAAAATATgataagatttaggactaaattagtagaATTGAAAGGttgaagactaaattgacacaaatgtaataggttgaggactttttttggtaatttttcctgtgATAAGGGTCTTTAATGCAAAGGAAGTTCATTGAGAATGTGGCAAGCACATTAAAAAgatcaaataaaataagagTGCAGTTCATCGGCTTCATTCTAGTTCTGGAAGAAAGAATAAATTTGGAACCTATTTGGCCAAAGTTGCTTTGAATTCTTCTGATGCGCGCAAACATCATCGGAGTGGCATATGCATTGCACTTACATGCAACGgctgtttcaaataaagaagcTTTCATTAACACTAAGAAATAACTCTACGTTCTCTTGCCAAACGAACGTGTATACTTTGTCCTAATAGTATGTTCTGCATCACTTTTAGGCTGCGTAATTTGtggaatgcttttgcgacttgttcgccaTGGAGAAGATTGTACGCGAAAGAAGAGCTTGATTCGGGAGTTTTCATGGCAGTAGACAAGGTTTCCAGGGAAGAGGGACTCACCATCTTTCCTGGGGCGCAAGAGTGTGTGCAGAGATCGGCGGAGAGAGACAGGATAAAAATGAATAAGAGACTGTGGACAGCGCTCCTCCGGATTTATAGTCAAGATAGAACTGAATAAGATAGGTaagaaattcaaagattttGCCATATCCTATCTAGTATTttgtgaactacggatttaaagtcaaATAAGCAGAGGCAAGGCTCGGCTAAGATCGATTCTATTTCGTTAAAACATCATGATGCTTtataaattattcaatgataAGTTCTAATAAGTGAGTTATTGTTGAGCAAAGGATTGTGCCATCTAAATTCAAGCACAACATTGACCAAGCAAACCCGTAGAATCGGGAgtcttgatttggagttgaATCATTTGAGAATGACCATCTAGCCTTGCTCGTTGTATTGTcaagtgagtaaacaagtgcaGAGCAATATAATTATTTGACATATTTCCataagttgaagatgcactcatgcaaATCGTCCAAGAGAGCTACGTTGAAAGTTGATCATCAATCTCGAGTTATCCATAACATGTCGAGACCcctttcaaaagttaaaaaagttcAAGCAGTTAAAGAACGAGGGATGTGACTTCATATCATGCAaaataatagattaaaaaataaggtGGCGGAGATACAAGGCTTTGGGGCCGGAAAACCTAGCCTAGCGCCACCGGAGGGGTGGCCACCGCCAGGTAAGCGGCCCCCCACGGAGAGGCTATTTGGTGGGGCAAAGAGGCAGCCTAATGCAAAGGAGAAGCGGTAGTTGTGGAAAAAACTTGATTCTTCTCGTGTTtactctcttgagaaatcctatGATCTATTTCACCCCCTCTCCTAGGATATTTTTATCCTGACTATATTCCCCTATATTCCATTTGTACCACCCTAAAAAGCTATATCAAACACTGGATATAATAAAACATAACCTATCTTAGCTTATATCCTAGCGACCAAACATAGCCTTAGAATTTAGTTTTGGATATGAATATAGAGAAAGATAATTAAGATCGCATTATAGGAGTTCTGACTCTTTTATATGTTATATTAGAGTGAACCATAAAAGGATAGTGTCATAGGTACTTCATGCACTGGTGACGAGACCCACGTGGACTAAGCCCTCCAAAAGGCAGTAATATTAATAACTACACAAGGTGGTCATCATCTTGGGGTGAGTTACAGATTGCTCAATGTGGCCTTTCCCAACCGTCACGGGATTTGGTATGTCACAAGCTCCCCTACTTAAAGAGCTGATGTTCTCGTCAATGTTGGCCCTTATCTTCTAGCAATACTCCTTTTATTGCGTGGTTTTCATCCATACCTGCCGCTACGCTATCCTAGAAATCTGCCAAGAGCTACACCTTATGCGATCATTCTCGCTCCAGCAATCACTCATGCCCTAATCGGATCGGATATGAACCTACTCCATCCACAATCCATTGATCGTCTAGAGggtgacattctatgatactaTATGTAAGGACTCAGACCTATAGCAGCTGCGATCACCTCACAGTGGTCATCCTCTCAGATCTAGATGTGAGCATTCTTTCTCTGCGTAATTTCCATTAGATTGGCGAATTGGGAATTTACATAGTTGTGAAAGTTTTTCCAAAGAAAAGATTCGTGAACAAGAGCACCtgctctgaccaaaaaaataaaaaaaaacacgagcACCTGCCAAAAAACCATGCCACTGAAAGACAACTGCTGTTATGGATTTGACGGATGTCACAGAATTGTGCATAGTACCATGATCCTAGATATGAGTCTGAAACTGTCTAACTGGTGGAAAAGTAAATAACGTTTCAAGAAGCAAACTGATATactttgacacaaaaaaaaaattcatacgttcttcaaatcaaTGGACACTTTTGAAAAGACGATTATTATTCATATCGGCAAATTGTAACTTCATATTTCTATTGGTATATTCACTTATTTTGACTCAAATGGGAATTACATGAGAGGATGATCCGAGTCGCCGATGGATCTGATGTGGTGTTCCTCGTCAAGCTCTCATGGTCATGGGTTGCTGATGCATTGGAGGTACCATAGCGACTTGATACTGCACATTCTGCATTGTTGCCGCATTCCCCGGCCAACCTAGGCAAGTAGCAAGAACAAACATCAGCAATTTCTTGCCGAAAACAAAGACGATAATGCAGGTTTTTCTTTGTTGGTGACGATACGGCAACACTGTAGGGCCACATTTGCAATAACATGGCTTATTCAGTGCTTGTTTGGAGCTCAAATAGCAACCAGTTTTACCTATGGAAGGGTCAAGTCCTCTGTTCTTAAGCTCTCTGTATTCCTGAGAAAGAGCACAGCATTCGCAAAAGAAGTGAGTGATCCAGTCAGGAGCAGGAGACTCAATGAGGTTGAATTGGTGCCGGAGCTTGGTTCGGTAAGTGCAGGACAACAAGCAAGGGCAACCGATTAGAAACTGGATCCCGCCGTACAGTAGCCCGCTCGTTCCACACGCTGCACAGGAAACATCATTTTCAACCGTATAAATCCAACGAGACCCTTTCTTCTCGAACGCTTAAGTGCATAAAATATCTTGTTCCGATTGCTCTCTCCCTTAGAATGTTAAAAGGATATTGAGTTTTTCAATGTCTGTCATCTTCTACACTAGTAGGATCAAAGTTTTTAAAAGTCAGTAAAAGCATCGTTACTAACATGTGCTCCCTCGGTCGACAATCTCAGCTATCTGGCCAAAGGTTACGCAGGGGAAGCAACAGGACACGACCGCTGCAAACACACTAGAAATACTTAGATATTTTCCAATTGTTACTCGTCCATTTTGTCATAAATTTGCCCGGGAAAAGCAAAAGGCGACGCACCATTCAAAGGGTCATCCATGCAGTCGAACAACCCCGTTGTCCAAGGAGATGGTGGAGCAGCTGGTGTCAATTGAACTATCATCCCTTGAGGCATAGGAGGCAAGTTATGCAGAGGAAACGGCACTTGAGGATAGTTTGCACCAGCAGTGTGAAAGGGTGGAGCCGGAGCATTCGTTGGCCCTGTAATAAAGTCGGGCGCAGGATGTGATGGCTGGAAACCGGCTTGAATTTGAGAGCCCACGGGGATCGGTTGCCCAGCGTACAGAGTTGGCTGAGCCCAAAAGCTTTGGTTAGCTTGTGGACTTTGTCCAGGACCAGCCAGATTCTGCGGATTAGATTGCGGCATCGAGTGAAGTGGCATCATCTGCGGATTTTGGGGCGGGAATTGTACAGCCTGCGTTGGATTAATCAGACTGGCTTGTATATTCTGCTGCAGCTGAAACTGTTGCTGGGTCGAAGGACCGCTCACTTCCTCCGGTTGCATTTGCTGATGGACTGAACCGGAAGGAGCAAATAGTTCGGTTGAGGGACGTCCCATCTTTTCTCGATCCTGATGATGCACGGTCGAACTTTTCAGATCAGCCAAAGATTAACAAACCTCTCAAATTGTTTTCATACAACTAAGTGAAACCCACCTCCAGTCCCAAGGATTAAGACATGGATGAATGTTTCATCGCTAGCGCGGCCGGCGGAGCCATGATCTATTTAAAATCTTGTTTTCACACAAAAGGTGCCAAGCAGTACACTACAAAGGCTTCGTTAACTTCTGAGCAAATGAATGACAGTTTCCTAGTAACATATGAAACAGCTCTTTTCTTTCCCCCCCAGTTCTTTGTCCTGATTTTTTACATGAAATCTGTTGAGTATGGTAGAATGGACAACCCAGTAGTTACGGGTCTATACGACGTGCCGTTTCGAAACCGGAAGAATTAAATAGATCTGAAGCTAGAGGCGACCATATCAATCATTCAAAGGGTGTATTAGTGCCGCCGGTATGCACATATCAGAGAATTTCGCCTCCTGTTTATTGAAGAAGACGTCTTTTCTCGGTCACAGAAGGAGGAACATATGCTCGGTTCTGACTAGTTGATGTCCAACGCATTAGATTATGCGTGCTCCAGGTAGGTCGGACCTTTTTCTGTCTTTGACAATCCAATTTATGGATCATGTGCCTGAGATTTCAAAGAGAACTTGCTCAAGATGTTACTGGTTACCGATTTCTCAAGATGAAAGGAGACTATGGTTAGGACATTGCCAGAAACAGAAGCCTGCTCAGAACCGCGGTAAATTACAATGGGGAGGGCAGAGCACCTCGTGTGCTCCTAAACAAATGTCCATAATTAGGAATGACCAACTCGCTGGTCTAGTCACAGCAAGGCCCGTCTCTACACAACCTGTTCTAGGCTGGGCTGCTAGCTAAAAGgagattgattgtttcctttattaaaaagggaaaatgacacaaatggttcttgaactttgacccaatttgtggtccctaaattttaatttgttcaatctagtccccgTACTTCatctctgaattttttctttgctcaatatgatctctaaacttttgctaCATAGTCAAATTAATCcatggactatatgaaaatgttcaatattgtccatgaacttaaaaataatataaGGATAACATTTGATATTTCATATAGTGCGAAAAGGAAGAGGGTTCAGAAGTAAGGTAGAAAACAGGCATGCCATCCCCAAATTACATAGGCACATTTGCCATCATTCAAGGGGACTGCCTCTTTATTTCTCTACCTTACTCTAGAAAACTGAACCTTTAAGTTTTAGATTTTATAATCCACAAGTTTCACAATGTGACAAGTGGAAAGCATACTTAAACCACATCACATTACCAAGCCAACAAGAAAATCCTAATCATAAGAGATCATTCTAAGAGAAGAAAGAGACAATTTTTAGAAACCCATGGGTTGTAG is a window from the Rhodamnia argentea isolate NSW1041297 chromosome 8, ASM2092103v1, whole genome shotgun sequence genome containing:
- the LOC115745413 gene encoding probable carboxylesterase 17, which translates into the protein MASLSFDARLNLQLGKNHQQQQSLVFEEIEGLIRVHKDGQVERFPVIPNVSCAISSGVNTHARDVTIDKFTNLWARAYVPNRPGKYPLLVYFHGGGFCVGSAAWSCYHEFLANLVSTAGCVIISVNYRLAPENRLPAAYEDGVNVIMWVKRQVADGSNEHKWWVSQCNLSNFFLVGDSAGANIAFNVAVRLGNISASVSNAIKPLHLKGVILIQPFFGGESRTGSERMASHPPNSALTLSASDAYWRLSLPSGANRDHPWCNPLSNRIDPSIPSMMVCISELDILKDRNMQLCNALANMGKAVEMVMYRGVGHAFQVLHKSQMARSRTQEMISHIKAFINQ
- the LOC115745421 gene encoding protein PLANT CADMIUM RESISTANCE 6-like isoform X1: MGRPSTELFAPSGSVHQQMQPEEVSGPSTQQQFQLQQNIQASLINPTQAVQFPPQNPQMMPLHSMPQSNPQNLAGPGQSPQANQSFWAQPTLYAGQPIPVGSQIQAGFQPSHPAPDFITGPTNAPAPPFHTAGANYPQVPFPLHNLPPMPQGMIVQLTPAAPPSPWTTGLFDCMDDPLNAVVSCCFPCVTFGQIAEIVDRGSTSCGTSGLLYGGIQFLIGCPCLLSCTYRTKLRHQFNLIESPAPDWITHFFCECCALSQEYRELKNRGLDPSIGWPGNAATMQNVQYQVAMVPPMHQQPMTMRA
- the LOC115745421 gene encoding protein PLANT CADMIUM RESISTANCE 6-like isoform X2; amino-acid sequence: MGRPSTELFAPSGSVHQQMQPEEAVQFPPQNPQMMPLHSMPQSNPQNLAGPGQSPQANQSFWAQPTLYAGQPIPVGSQIQAGFQPSHPAPDFITGPTNAPAPPFHTAGANYPQVPFPLHNLPPMPQGMIVQLTPAAPPSPWTTGLFDCMDDPLNAVVSCCFPCVTFGQIAEIVDRGSTSCGTSGLLYGGIQFLIGCPCLLSCTYRTKLRHQFNLIESPAPDWITHFFCECCALSQEYRELKNRGLDPSIGWPGNAATMQNVQYQVAMVPPMHQQPMTMRA